The Pseudalkalibacillus hwajinpoensis DNA window TATTACGATAGCTGAAGTCCTGAGCCATACGCACCATCGTATCGTAAACGGCAGAATCACCATGTGGGTGATACTTACCGATAACTTCACCAACAATACGTGCCGATTTCTTGTATGCTTTATCAGCAGTCATACCAAGGTCATTCATGGCATACAAAATACGACGATGTACAGGTTTTAAACCATCACGCACATCAGGAAGGGCACGACTAACAATAACGCTCATCGCATAATCCATGAAGGAGGTGCGCATTTCCTGACTAATATTTATTTCCTTAACTCTCGATCTTTCCATATCAGACATACGGAAAACCTCCAATTGTACTCTTGTTCATCTTAAAAACTTTATTATAGAAAGGGGGATGAATGACGTGTATCCAATATAGAAGCACGCCAACTTAAGCCTTAAATGATTCCATTAACAGAAGAAAAAGGGGAATATCCCCCTTTCAATTCTTAAACATCCAGGTTTTTCACGTAGTGGGCATTATCCTGAATAAAGTTTCGTCTCGGTTCTACCCGATCTCCCATCAACATATCAAAAACTTCGTCAGCTTCGATCGCATCCTGCAGGTTAACTTGCAGCACTGTACGTGATTCAGGGTCCATTGTCGTTTCCCAAAGCTGAGTAGGATTCATCTCTCCAAGACCCTTGTATCGCTGGAGACCAGGCTTAGGGCTTTTAGGAAGATCATTATATATGATATCAAGCTCGCGGTCGTTATAAGCGTAAGTGATTTTCTTCCCTTGAGTGATTTTATAAAGAGGCGGCTGGGCAATATAAACATAACCATTTTCAATTAATGGACGCATATAACGATAGAAGAATGTTAATAGTAGCGTTCTAATGTGTGCCCCGTCAACATCAGCATCTGTCATGATGATAAGTTTATGATAACGTGCTTTTGATAAATCAAAATCCTCACCTATACCTGTGCCCAGTGCAGTGATAATCGCTCTAATTTCATTGTTAGATAGAATCTTATCTAGACGAGCTTTTTCGACATTTAGAATTTTACCTTTTAGCGGTAAAATTGCCTGGAAGTGTCGATCACGGCCCTGCTTTGCAGAACCGCCGGCTGAGTCACCCTCAACAATATAAAGCTCTGAAATGGAAGCATCCTTAGAAGAGCAATCTGCTAACTTACCAGGGAGGGCACTTACTTCAAGTGCACCTTTACGTCTTGTTAACTCTCTTGCTTTCTTAGCTGCAGCACGCGCTCTTGAGGCCATAAGACCTTTTTCAACAATCTGCTTAGCTACCAGGGGATTTTCAAAAAGGAAAGTAGAGAACTTCTCTCCAAAAATCGATTCCGTAATCGTGCGGGCCTCTGCATTACCAAGCTTCGTCTTAGTCTGACCTTCAAACTGTGGATCCGGATGCTTAATGGAAATGATCGCCGTTAATCCTTCACGGACATCATCACCGGTTAAGTTAGGGTCACTCTCTCTGAACAAACTGTTTTTTCTTGCGTAATCATTAATAACTCGTGTTAGGGCTGTTTTGAAACCATATTCATGGCTTCCACCTTCGTGCGTGTTGATATTATTCGCAAATGAATAAATGTTGCTAGCGAAACCATCATTATATTGAACGGCAACTTCAACCGAAATACCTTCCCGCTCGCCTTCAACAAAAATTGGCTCTTCATGCAGCACCTCGCGCGTGCGATTTAAATGTTCAACGTAGGATTTAATACCACCTTCATAGTGGTATTCATTGCGTATCTTTTCTTCAGGACGCTTATCCTGAGCAACGATTTTAATGCCACGGTTTAAGAAAGCAAGTTCTCTTAAACGATGTGCGAGGAGATCAAATTCATATTCAATCGTTTCGGTGAAAATTTCGGTATCTGGTATGAAATGAATCGTTGTCCCAGTAATGTCACTTTCGCCTACTATTTTCAAGTCTTCATCAGGTACACCGCGTGTATAGCTCTGGTAATAAACTTTTCCTTCACGCTCGACAGTAATTTCAAGCTTTGAAGAAAGGGCATTAACGACAGATGCTCCTACACCATGCAGTCCTCCGGAAACTTTATAGCCTCCGCCACCAAATTTACCGCCTGCATGCAGGACGGTCATGATAACTTCTACTGCAGGACGCCCCATTTTCTCTTGAATACCAACCGGGATCCCGCGTCCATTATCTTCTACCGTAATGCTGTTATCTTCCTCAATGCTTACCGTAATCTGTGAACAGTAACCTGCCAGGGCTTCATCGATACTGTTATCAACAATCTCCCAGACTAAGTGGTGCAGTCCACGGCTACTAGTGGAACCTATATACATACCAGGACGCTTTCGAACCGCCTCAAGGCCTTCAAGGACCTGGATCTGACTTTCATCGTATGTTTCTTTATTAGATTGTTGCTCTAATGTCATATCGTTCACCTACATTTCTCTATTCAAAGATAGACTCAATTCAGTTTGCTGTGTGACAGACAACCTGGTTTTCAAGATGATTCCTCGCGAATTTCAACACTATCGGATACCGAATAAGCTCTTCTTTTCAAAGTTAGTGAAGATAATGGAGAGAGATAAACTGTATCCGTAGTGATAACGATCGATTTTGTTAATTCTCCACCGATATCTTCTACTAGCCTGTCTTTCTGATGGCGATGCAAGAATTCATTTGTAATTTCTGCTTCCTCCATAACCTGCCAATCAAAAATGCCAACAACATCTCTTGATTGAACAACAACGTCCTCTCCTAAGTGTATAAACACCACTTCACCTCATTTCACTTTTTCGATTCGTCCGTCCTGTACTTGAAAAGTAGTTGCTTCCTCAAGCGTCTCATGGTTAATCCCTTCAACGCTCGTTGTAGTAACGAAGGTTTGAACCTTCCCTTGAATTGTATTTAAAAGATGCGATTGTCTGAAATCATCTAATTCAGACAATACGTCATCGAGAAGTAGCAAAGGGTATTCTCCCACCTCACTATGAATCAATTCAATTTCAGCAAGCTTAAGCGATAAAGCAGTGGTACGCTGTTGCCCCTGAGAACCAAATGTTTGGACGTCTTTCCCATTTACAAAAAACGACAAATCATCTCGATGCGGCCCAGCGAGTGTAACGCCACGTTCCACTTCTCTTTCTTTAATTTTATCAAACTTTTGCTTATATCCATCTACTATTTTCGACAAATCGGATGGTTCTGATACCTCAACAGTAGGATTATAATGGATCTCAAGCTTCTCAAGCCCTCTGCTTATTCCATAATGAATCGGTTCAGCCCACTTTTGAAGGAGTTGAACGAATCGAACTCTACGTAAATAAATATTCGCAGCTGCCTCAATTAATTGTTCGGTCAAAATATCTAACATGACATAGTCAGAATTTTGTTTATAGCGAAGGGTTTTAAGTAAACTGTTTCGCTGTTGGAGAAGTTTCAGATATCGACCAAGATAATAAAGATAAACTGGTTGAACCTGACCAATTTCAATATCAATAAAACGTCTGCGTACGCCCGGATTTCCTTTAACAAGGTTAAGATCCTCGGGTGCAAACATAACTACGTTCAATGCACCGATATAATTACTGAGCTTCTGCTGTTCCAATTGATTTAATTTGGCTTTCTTACCTTTATGGGAAATAACCAGTTGGAGGG harbors:
- the gyrB gene encoding DNA topoisomerase (ATP-hydrolyzing) subunit B; translation: MTLEQQSNKETYDESQIQVLEGLEAVRKRPGMYIGSTSSRGLHHLVWEIVDNSIDEALAGYCSQITVSIEEDNSITVEDNGRGIPVGIQEKMGRPAVEVIMTVLHAGGKFGGGGYKVSGGLHGVGASVVNALSSKLEITVEREGKVYYQSYTRGVPDEDLKIVGESDITGTTIHFIPDTEIFTETIEYEFDLLAHRLRELAFLNRGIKIVAQDKRPEEKIRNEYHYEGGIKSYVEHLNRTREVLHEEPIFVEGEREGISVEVAVQYNDGFASNIYSFANNINTHEGGSHEYGFKTALTRVINDYARKNSLFRESDPNLTGDDVREGLTAIISIKHPDPQFEGQTKTKLGNAEARTITESIFGEKFSTFLFENPLVAKQIVEKGLMASRARAAAKKARELTRRKGALEVSALPGKLADCSSKDASISELYIVEGDSAGGSAKQGRDRHFQAILPLKGKILNVEKARLDKILSNNEIRAIITALGTGIGEDFDLSKARYHKLIIMTDADVDGAHIRTLLLTFFYRYMRPLIENGYVYIAQPPLYKITQGKKITYAYNDRELDIIYNDLPKSPKPGLQRYKGLGEMNPTQLWETTMDPESRTVLQVNLQDAIEADEVFDMLMGDRVEPRRNFIQDNAHYVKNLDV
- the remB gene encoding extracellular matrix regulator RemB is translated as MFIHLGEDVVVQSRDVVGIFDWQVMEEAEITNEFLHRHQKDRLVEDIGGELTKSIVITTDTVYLSPLSSLTLKRRAYSVSDSVEIREESS
- the recF gene encoding DNA replication/repair protein RecF (All proteins in this family for which functions are known are DNA-binding proteins that assist the filamentation of RecA onto DNA for the initiation of recombination or recombinational repair.), producing MHLNTLKVTNYRNYGKQELQFENNVNVFLGENAQGKTNIMEAIYVLAMARSHRTPRDKELINWDEEYAKIEGRIEKRNGPLSLQLVISHKGKKAKLNQLEQQKLSNYIGALNVVMFAPEDLNLVKGNPGVRRRFIDIEIGQVQPVYLYYLGRYLKLLQQRNSLLKTLRYKQNSDYVMLDILTEQLIEAAANIYLRRVRFVQLLQKWAEPIHYGISRGLEKLEIHYNPTVEVSEPSDLSKIVDGYKQKFDKIKEREVERGVTLAGPHRDDLSFFVNGKDVQTFGSQGQQRTTALSLKLAEIELIHSEVGEYPLLLLDDVLSELDDFRQSHLLNTIQGKVQTFVTTTSVEGINHETLEEATTFQVQDGRIEKVK